One window of the Rhizobiaceae bacterium genome contains the following:
- a CDS encoding flagellar hook-length control protein FliK, with translation MTLVTVPNFATPPHGGNASRGKQQISGGFRDALAEPGKDRHQRNVDVDARSASHKLIERLAVRIEDIETQALVSQEIPEAEVVADNPADTEETAVSRDGSAAKDGETDDADDAEAPGWVEMPKQRTPVFMHGEPWRDRRADDAISSPADNEATLPAGATDTLEAASGVDVQITTDAPQAKQTAEMPVVHARVSSATDEIASDPRTDTPQPKVNEARKPDTDIDKGSDAVADDGIRVDDDAVEIRIVSDSRVRSTGEAVRIQQLPYGSSVAMLNLMTQRETPAVVSPARRAAIIDTRDTLTLLPATDAVPVETATAETSDAGPAKLAPPASDVASMEDASRAGPQASGTDDDASPATPVDKASSRQAEAQILPARLGATAASVVETIVAHPAAKVQKLESQAVVDQQAGTATTHSLKIQLRPVELGEIAATLRMTGDRLSVEIATEKQEAYDRLNIDSDSIAKALRTLGLQVDQITVLPPQVATASAKADGGMSNTASGSNGQQFGQSGASAGGGSEGQRGTPSQGEQRNGAQSRQIASQGDEGARARGLFI, from the coding sequence ATGACCCTCGTCACTGTACCGAATTTCGCAACACCGCCGCATGGCGGCAACGCGTCGCGTGGCAAGCAGCAGATATCCGGCGGATTCCGCGATGCTTTGGCAGAGCCGGGCAAGGATCGCCATCAACGCAACGTCGACGTCGACGCGCGATCCGCATCGCACAAGCTGATCGAGCGGCTGGCGGTGCGTATCGAGGATATCGAGACACAGGCTCTCGTGTCGCAGGAGATCCCGGAAGCCGAGGTTGTCGCCGACAATCCGGCGGACACGGAGGAGACGGCAGTCTCCAGGGATGGATCGGCGGCGAAGGATGGTGAAACGGACGACGCGGACGACGCCGAAGCCCCCGGCTGGGTCGAGATGCCCAAGCAGCGCACGCCCGTCTTCATGCACGGTGAACCTTGGCGCGATCGCCGCGCCGACGACGCCATCTCCTCTCCAGCCGACAACGAGGCCACTTTGCCGGCCGGGGCGACGGACACCCTCGAAGCAGCATCCGGCGTCGATGTTCAGATCACCACCGACGCGCCGCAGGCCAAACAAACCGCCGAGATGCCAGTGGTGCACGCGCGCGTGTCGAGCGCGACGGACGAGATAGCGTCCGATCCTCGGACCGACACGCCCCAGCCAAAGGTGAACGAGGCAAGGAAACCCGACACCGACATCGACAAGGGCAGCGATGCAGTAGCTGATGACGGCATTCGCGTCGACGATGACGCCGTCGAAATCCGCATCGTTTCCGACTCCCGGGTGAGATCGACCGGCGAGGCCGTGAGGATACAGCAACTTCCCTACGGTTCTTCCGTCGCGATGCTGAACCTGATGACGCAGCGCGAGACGCCTGCGGTCGTCTCACCCGCGCGCCGGGCAGCCATCATCGACACGCGGGATACATTGACTCTCCTGCCGGCGACGGATGCCGTTCCGGTCGAGACGGCGACGGCTGAGACGTCCGATGCCGGGCCGGCGAAACTGGCGCCGCCAGCTTCGGATGTGGCTTCGATGGAGGACGCGTCACGGGCTGGTCCGCAAGCATCGGGAACGGATGACGACGCCTCTCCCGCCACTCCCGTCGACAAGGCGAGCAGCAGGCAGGCAGAGGCTCAGATCCTGCCTGCCCGGCTTGGAGCGACGGCCGCCAGCGTGGTCGAGACGATTGTAGCCCATCCCGCCGCCAAGGTGCAGAAGCTGGAGTCGCAGGCCGTCGTCGATCAACAAGCCGGCACCGCAACCACGCACAGCCTGAAAATCCAGCTGCGGCCCGTCGAACTCGGAGAGATCGCCGCGACGCTGCGCATGACCGGCGATCGATTGTCGGTCGAGATCGCTACGGAAAAGCAGGAGGCCTATGACCGCCTCAACATTGACAGCGACTCAATCGCAAAGGCTTTGCGCACGCTGGGGTTGCAGGTGGATCAGATCACGGTTCTGCCACCACAGGTTGCGACAGCTTCGGCCAAGGCTGATGGTGGAATGTCCAATACGGCTTCCGGCAGCAACGGCCAGCAGTTCGGACAGTCGGGCGCGTCGGCAGGAGGCGGATCGGAGGGTCAGCGCGGAACGCCGTCGCAGGGAGAGCAACGAAATGGCGCACAGTCTCGTCAGATCGCATCGCAGGGCGACGAAGGCGCTCGCGCTCGTGGCCTGTTTATCTAG
- a CDS encoding response regulator transcription factor: protein MIVIVDERELVTDGYCSMFDREGVASAGFAASEFGDWVSSAPDEDLKSVRAFLIGDCPEEKVSPRQIRGRTDAPVIALSDHHSLENTLRLFEAGVDDVIRKPVHIREILARITAIRRRANEEASFTQIGAMRIFMDGRDPEINGEPMPLPRRERRILEYLACNCGRRVTKTQVFNAIYGLFDEEVEENVIESHISKLRKKLREKLGYDPIDSKRFLGYRLVV from the coding sequence ATGATTGTGATTGTGGACGAGCGCGAGCTCGTTACGGACGGATATTGCTCGATGTTCGATCGCGAAGGCGTGGCGAGCGCCGGCTTCGCGGCCAGCGAGTTCGGCGATTGGGTCTCCAGCGCGCCCGACGAGGACCTCAAATCCGTCCGCGCCTTTCTCATTGGCGATTGCCCCGAGGAAAAGGTGTCGCCGCGCCAGATCCGCGGCCGCACCGACGCCCCGGTCATCGCGCTCAGCGACCATCATTCGCTGGAGAACACGCTGCGTCTCTTCGAGGCGGGCGTTGACGACGTCATCCGCAAGCCGGTCCATATCCGCGAGATACTTGCACGCATCACGGCCATCCGCCGGCGCGCCAACGAAGAAGCCAGCTTCACCCAGATCGGCGCGATGAGGATCTTCATGGATGGCCGCGATCCGGAGATCAACGGCGAGCCGATGCCGCTGCCCCGGCGCGAGCGCCGCATCCTCGAATATCTTGCGTGCAATTGCGGCCGCCGCGTCACCAAGACCCAGGTCTTCAACGCCATCTACGGTCTGTTCGACGAGGAAGTCGAGGAGAACGTCATCGAGAGCCACATCTCAAAACTCCGCAAGAAGCTACGCGAGAAGCTCGGCTACGATCCGATCGATTCCAAGCGCTTCCTCGGATACCGACTCGTCGTCTGA
- a CDS encoding chemotaxis protein MotC, with translation MIDRARWLAPLALLAWLVPAAADEQPSLAPYQMVRSLQALQDRIAAGDHAALPMQNKLLELIDGRLRDAADEEFAEKRNVRAALVYGMSGGNPATLARILKRQPVTDEDRKLGRGVLAYLAGNPEQAQAALGDVDPRTLAPELGAFLALVKGSVSATGNEEVALALFDYARLLGPGTLVEEAALRRSLAIEASLGKPERFFLASRQYVVRFLRSPYASQFADSFITGILALHKTLDYGAIDSITAMMDSDQRQVIYLRLARRAAIEGLTELSAFAARRAKENLPADASDARSRLYSSLSVLTSENIEEVATQLRGIKREQLTESDIRLLEAAEAVVSSVTSAPKLDVTKPAAASVVQAARTVPAPDAPVPVPAIEAEPAAPVEAPPAHDASPATAAENGAATLEAAAPALAETDPTDTMISDARARLSAIDQMLQEAK, from the coding sequence ATGATTGATCGGGCCAGATGGCTCGCTCCGCTTGCGCTGCTCGCCTGGCTCGTTCCGGCGGCGGCGGACGAGCAGCCGTCGCTCGCGCCCTACCAGATGGTGCGTTCGCTGCAGGCGCTGCAGGACCGTATCGCCGCAGGCGATCATGCCGCGCTGCCGATGCAGAACAAGCTGCTGGAACTCATCGACGGCCGCCTGCGCGATGCCGCGGACGAGGAATTCGCCGAGAAGCGCAACGTCCGCGCCGCCCTCGTCTACGGCATGAGCGGCGGCAATCCCGCCACGCTGGCGCGCATCCTCAAACGCCAGCCCGTGACGGATGAGGACCGGAAGCTCGGCCGGGGCGTGCTCGCCTATCTCGCGGGCAACCCCGAACAGGCGCAGGCCGCCCTCGGCGATGTCGATCCGCGCACACTCGCGCCTGAACTCGGTGCGTTCCTGGCGCTCGTCAAGGGATCGGTCAGCGCAACCGGCAACGAGGAAGTGGCGCTGGCGCTCTTCGACTATGCGCGGCTGCTTGGTCCCGGCACGCTTGTCGAGGAGGCCGCGCTCCGGCGCTCCCTCGCCATCGAGGCGTCGCTGGGCAAGCCGGAACGCTTTTTCCTGGCATCGCGGCAATATGTCGTGCGCTTCCTGCGTTCTCCCTACGCCAGCCAGTTCGCGGACTCCTTCATCACCGGCATCCTGGCTCTCCACAAAACGCTCGATTACGGCGCGATCGACAGCATCACGGCGATGATGGACAGCGACCAGCGTCAGGTGATCTATCTGCGGCTCGCCCGCCGCGCGGCGATCGAGGGCCTGACGGAACTCTCCGCCTTTGCCGCCAGACGGGCAAAGGAAAACCTGCCGGCGGATGCTTCGGACGCGCGCTCCAGGCTTTATTCCAGCCTCTCGGTCCTGACCTCGGAGAATATCGAGGAGGTAGCGACGCAACTGCGCGGCATAAAACGCGAGCAGTTGACCGAAAGCGATATTCGCCTGCTGGAGGCCGCCGAGGCAGTGGTGAGCAGCGTCACCTCGGCCCCGAAGCTCGACGTGACGAAGCCAGCCGCCGCGAGCGTTGTCCAAGCGGCCAGGACGGTCCCTGCCCCCGACGCGCCGGTGCCGGTGCCAGCGATCGAGGCGGAGCCTGCCGCGCCCGTTGAGGCGCCGCCAGCGCATGATGCCTCGCCAGCTACGGCGGCGGAAAACGGCGCGGCGACATTGGAAGCGGCAGCGCCGGCGCTGGCCGAAACCGATCCCACAGACACCATGATCAGCGATGCGCGCGCCAGGCTCAGCGCCATCGACCAGATGCTTCAAGAGGCGAAATGA
- a CDS encoding transglycosylase SLT domain-containing protein, with protein sequence MAHSLVRSHRRATKALALVACLSSVPLVAHASANACEPEIVRASHNYGVPMGILYAVGLTETGNKGSLQPNAMNIEGKPLFPGSRSAALAAFARAHQEGARLIDVGCMQINVRYHGEKFRSLSDMFDPRQNVDYAARFLLELKQRHTTWSMAVARYHAGPDNDPAQKRYVCRVITNMVATGFGKWTANARTFCNP encoded by the coding sequence ATGGCGCACAGTCTCGTCAGATCGCATCGCAGGGCGACGAAGGCGCTCGCGCTCGTGGCCTGTTTATCTAGCGTGCCGCTCGTGGCCCATGCCTCCGCGAACGCCTGTGAGCCGGAAATCGTCCGCGCGTCCCACAACTATGGCGTGCCCATGGGAATCCTCTATGCGGTCGGCCTGACGGAAACCGGAAACAAGGGGAGCCTCCAGCCCAACGCCATGAATATAGAAGGAAAACCGCTTTTTCCCGGAAGCCGCTCGGCAGCACTCGCCGCTTTTGCCAGAGCACACCAGGAAGGTGCGCGCCTCATCGATGTCGGCTGCATGCAGATCAACGTCCGCTATCATGGCGAGAAGTTCCGCAGCCTCTCCGACATGTTCGACCCCCGTCAGAATGTCGACTATGCGGCGCGTTTCCTGCTTGAGCTCAAACAGCGCCACACGACCTGGTCTATGGCGGTCGCGCGCTACCACGCCGGCCCCGACAACGACCCGGCACAGAAGCGCTATGTCTGCCGCGTGATTACCAACATGGTTGCAACCGGCTTCGGAAAATGGACCGCGAACGCACGCACTTTCTGCAACCCATAG
- a CDS encoding flagellar hook protein FlgE, with amino-acid sequence MSLYGMMRTGVSGMAAQANRLSTVADNIANSSTTGYKRAKTEFSSLVMPNLQNSYNSGGVNTTVMNTITDQGLLQYTTSASDLAVNGDGFFVVQNANGQTYLTRAGAFVPNADGELVNAAGFKLMGYSYENGDPAATANGTAGLEAVVIKDDEISAEPSTVGVFKANLPVGADVLPALTNVAGAQYTAKSSLVVYDNVGQEVLVDVYFTKTGPNTWDMQIYDQSLATPGTTFPYTAGPLATQSLTFDPLNGKITNAPPEIAFAVPNGQTFTMSLAGMTELGTQYTVLDAKANGTPPSAIDRIIVDGDGTLYAQFKEGSLKPLYKIPLANVPSPDRLSVLPGNVFAANPDSGDLQVGFAESGELGSIVSGALESSNVDIAEELTTMIESQRTYTANSKTFQTGSDLMDILINLKR; translated from the coding sequence ATGAGTTTATACGGTATGATGCGTACGGGCGTGTCCGGCATGGCGGCGCAGGCCAATCGCCTGTCGACGGTGGCCGACAACATCGCCAACTCCAGCACTACCGGCTACAAGCGGGCGAAGACGGAGTTCTCGTCGCTGGTCATGCCGAACCTGCAGAATTCCTATAATTCGGGCGGCGTGAACACGACGGTGATGAACACCATCACCGATCAGGGCCTGCTTCAGTACACCACCTCGGCATCCGACCTCGCCGTCAACGGCGACGGCTTCTTCGTCGTCCAGAACGCCAACGGCCAGACCTATCTCACCCGCGCCGGCGCCTTCGTGCCGAATGCGGACGGCGAGCTCGTGAACGCGGCCGGCTTCAAGCTCATGGGCTACAGCTACGAGAACGGCGATCCTGCCGCCACCGCCAACGGCACGGCCGGCCTCGAGGCCGTCGTCATCAAGGACGACGAGATTTCGGCGGAGCCGAGCACGGTCGGCGTGTTCAAGGCCAATCTTCCCGTCGGCGCCGATGTCCTTCCGGCACTGACAAACGTCGCCGGCGCGCAGTACACCGCAAAGTCCTCGCTCGTGGTCTACGACAATGTCGGCCAGGAGGTTCTGGTCGACGTCTATTTCACCAAGACCGGCCCCAACACCTGGGACATGCAGATCTACGATCAGTCGCTGGCGACGCCCGGCACGACCTTCCCCTATACCGCCGGCCCGCTGGCCACCCAATCGCTGACCTTCGATCCGCTCAACGGTAAGATCACCAACGCGCCGCCGGAGATCGCCTTCGCCGTGCCGAACGGCCAGACCTTCACCATGAGCCTGGCAGGCATGACGGAACTCGGCACGCAATATACCGTGCTCGACGCCAAGGCCAACGGCACGCCGCCGAGCGCCATCGACCGCATCATCGTCGACGGCGACGGGACGCTCTATGCGCAGTTCAAGGAAGGCTCGCTGAAGCCGCTCTACAAGATTCCGCTGGCGAACGTGCCGAGTCCCGACCGCCTGAGCGTCCTGCCGGGTAACGTCTTCGCCGCCAATCCGGACTCCGGCGATCTGCAGGTCGGCTTCGCCGAATCGGGCGAACTCGGGTCCATCGTCTCCGGCGCACTGGAAAGCTCGAACGTGGACATCGCCGAGGAGCTGACCACGATGATCGAGTCGCAGCGCACCTATACCGCCAATTCGAAAACGTTCCAGACCGGCTCCGATCTGATGGACATATTGATCAACCTGAAGAGATAG